In Scophthalmus maximus strain ysfricsl-2021 chromosome 5, ASM2237912v1, whole genome shotgun sequence, the sequence AGAAGTTGAGGTTGAGCGGGAATCCATCTCTTGTACCGTCTGTCTGGATCTACTGAAGGATCCTGTGACTATTCCCTgtggacacagctactgtatgagctGTATTGAAACCCACTGGGACCTAGAGGATGGCAGCATAGGCCACAGCTGCCCTCAATGTAGACGGACCTTCACACTGAGGCCTGTCCTGgtgaaaaacatcatgttggctgatttagtggagcagctgaagaagacttctcctgctgatcactgctttgctggagctgaagatgtggcctgtgatgtttgtactgggagaaaactgaaagctgacaagtcctgtttggtttgtttggtctcttattgtgaaaaacaCCTCAAGTCTCATTATGATGTACCTCAGTTAAAGAAGCACAAGCTGGTGGACCCCATGAAGAAGCTCCAGGAGAAAATCTGCTCTCGTCacgatgaggtgatgaagatgttctgccgcactgatcagcagtgtatctgttaTGTCTGCTCTGTGGAGGAACATAAAGGCCACGacacagtcacagctgcagcagaaaggaccgagagacagagagagctcGAGCTGAGTCgacaacaaatccagcagagagtccaggacagagagaaaaggttgGCGCTGGTTCAACAGAAGGAGGAGGTTGTCCGTGCCTCCGTTTTTAAAGCCGAGAGTTGCGTTGAGAATATCTCGGAGCTGCTCACAACACTGTCACATCAGATCAGAGCCCAGAATAGACGTGAATTGGAACATCTCGAAGTTGTTCATCACAAGCTGGACGATGACATCACTGAGCTTGAGAAGAAAGACGCTGAACTGAATCagttctcacacacagaggatcacaACCAGTTTCTACAAAACTACCCCTCACTGTCACCACTCAGTCCGCCTGCACACTCATCCAGCATCGACCTCCTTCCCTTCAGGTACTTTGAGGACGTGAGAGCAAATTTTTCAGAGGTCAGTGGTCGATTAAAGGGAGTCCTGACTAAGCTGGTGAATAGCGTCACACTAACAGTGAATCAACTGGACGTTTCACCATCAGAGCCCAAGACCAGATCTGGACTCCTACAGTATTCAAAGGAAATCACACTGGATCCAAATACAATCAGATCTGGTCTGTCATTGTCATGTAACATCAGGAAGGTAAACGTAGGAGTGATAGACTATGAGCCGTATCCTGATCACCCAGACAGATTCACATCACAGTCTCAGGTCCTCAGTAGAGAGAGTCTGACTGGACGTTGTTACTGGGAGGTGGAGTACACGGCAGAAACTGTAGTGGCAGTCGCGTACAAGAGTATAATCCGAAGTGGGGACTCCAATGTGTCTGgatttggaaaacaaaatgatgtatCTTGGGCGCTCAGTTGTTTCAGACACAGTTATAACTTTTATCACAAAGGTGTCGTCACTCGAATCTTTGGTCCGGTGTCCTCCAGAGTCGGAGTGTACCTGGATCACAGTGCCGGTGTTCTGTCCTTCTACAGcgtcaaaagaaaaatgactctcctccacagagtccagaccacgTTCACCCAGCCGCTCTATGCTGGAGTTGGGGTTTACGAGAAAGATTCCACAGCAGAGATCTGTTCAAGTAGACTATTAATGTATTCTAAATCAAGTTTCTCTGATGTTTCATAAGCTGTAATGATCGAAATCAACGAGGAGATGAATCATTACTGTATTTTTCCATATCTCCAGATTCACGTTTAACAAACAGACTGTGAGGATGAAGTGAATCTGTCCACTGAACACAAGTCACTGTAAAGACTTTAAAAACGTGTGAACAATAAAGAAGTTTTTCCTACAgaagttctttcttttttct encodes:
- the LOC118310825 gene encoding tripartite motif-containing protein 16-like, whose protein sequence is MSHKEVEVERESISCTVCLDLLKDPVTIPCGHSYCMSCIETHWDLEDGSIGHSCPQCRRTFTLRPVLVKNIMLADLVEQLKKTSPADHCFAGAEDVACDVCTGRKLKADKSCLVCLVSYCEKHLKSHYDVPQLKKHKLVDPMKKLQEKICSRHDEVMKMFCRTDQQCICYVCSVEEHKGHDTVTAAAERTERQRELELSRQQIQQRVQDREKRLALVQQKEEVVRASVFKAESCVENISELLTTLSHQIRAQNRRELEHLEVVHHKLDDDITELEKKDAELNQFSHTEDHNQFLQNYPSLSPLSPPAHSSSIDLLPFRYFEDVRANFSEVSGRLKGVLTKLVNSVTLTVNQLDVSPSEPKTRSGLLQYSKEITLDPNTIRSGLSLSCNIRKVNVGVIDYEPYPDHPDRFTSQSQVLSRESLTGRCYWEVEYTAETVVAVAYKSIIRSGDSNVSGFGKQNDVSWALSCFRHSYNFYHKGVVTRIFGPVSSRVGVYLDHSAGVLSFYSVKRKMTLLHRVQTTFTQPLYAGVGVYEKDSTAEICSSRLLMYSKSSFSDVS